The genomic window GAAAAAGAAGGAGATAATATTCGAAAAGGGGTATCTCAAAGAGCACTCCGTAGGAGCTCTCAAGATAATGCACAAGGTCTTGGGTGATATCATCGACGACCACAAGACGGATTACGAGACCCCGGATCAGGCCAAGAAGCAGGAATCGGGCAAGAATGTGATTTCAATATCCGAACTGGCGGAAAAAAGAAAACAATGAAGAGGATCATCTTCGCTGCTATATTTATCATGTTTGCAGCTGTTCTGGGCTGTGACAGCCCGAACGAGAACGGCGTGGTTCAGCTCGACGGCCCGATCCTCGAAAGTATGGACGCCAATAGCAACCTTGAATTCAACGGCGCAGTTATAAACACCGGCGGCTCGCCCGTGCGCTCAGTCTACGTCGTCATCGTGCTGAAGGACCAGGATGGCAATATTGTTGAAGCGAACTCGGTCTCTATATTCGATGAAGACCCTGAAGCACTGCTTTACCCTTCCGAAAGGGCTTTCTTCACCCTTTCGGTCGCTTCGGACCCGAACAGGGTATTTTCGAAGGAAGTCGAAATCTACTACGAAGACGCTTCGGATTCCCCCCCGTCGTCATAAACCGCCTGCTTTACACTCTATAAATTTTGTGTCTGTTATTCCCTCTTTCCAAAATAGTATTGACATAGAAGGACTTAAATAGTATTGTTGAAACTGTTGTAGAAGTTTCCGACCGATAAAGGCAAACTGTGCGAAAGCATGGGGCGCAAAGCCTACGGTCTAAGGGTTTACAACCTATGACGGCAGGGTTACCGGAGCTGGAAAATATTACCCTTGTACTCGACATATGGCGCACCTTCCACCCATATTTCATCCTAACCTACTGTAAACATATAATATTAACTCCGATATGAACAATCGCCGCTTCTGGGCGAAGCCGCATATAAAGGTTACTGCATTTGTTAAAATTAAGGGTTACAATAGACTATTGGCAATTATTAAAGAGCAGTTTGATATTTTTTAAACTGAGTATTGCAATAACTTCAAAAAGGTGGTTAAATTAGTAATGTAACATAGGAGGATGATTTGTTTTTAAGCAAAAAAGAACTTGTAGGACTCGATATAGGTTCTAACGCCGTCAAGCTCGTCGAGCTAAAGTCATCCAAGAACGGCTTCCAGCTGATAAATATCGGCGAAGCCATTCTGCCCCATCATTCCATAGTCAATAAAATTATCGAAAAGCGCGAAGCTGTCACGGATACCATTTCATCCCTGTTTGAAGACCTGAGGGTCAGAACCAAAAATGTGGCGATTTCTATTTCCGGACACTCCGTGATAATAAAAAAAGTCAGTCTGCCGAAGATGTCCGAGAAGGAACTCCGGGAGTCGATCCCGTGGGAGCTCGAGCAGTACATACCGCAGAGTATCCAGGAAGTTAACTACGACTATCAGGTCATCCCTGGAGAGACCCCTGAGGGCAACATAGACGTTCTGATCGTCGCGGCGAAGAAGGACGTCACTAGCTCATATGTCTCTACCGTGAGGGATGTCGGCCTCAATCCGGTCGTCGTGGATGTCGATGTCTTCGCACTCGAAAACATGTATGAAATAAATTATCCGGAATCGGAGGGACTCATCGCGCTCGTCAATATCGGCGCGTCTGTGACGAACATAAATATACTGAAAGACGGCGTTTCGATATTCACGAGGGATATAACCACCGGGGGGAATCAGTTCACCGATTGGATAGTAAAAGACCTGGGGCTCGAATATATGGAAGCGGAGAGGATCAAGTCTTCCATGCGCGAGGGGGAAATATCGCCTGAGCTCGAAACCCTGACCCACAACTTCAACGACTTGATCTGCGGAGAGATAAAGCGGACCCTCGATTTCTTCTCCTCGACGCTCTGGACGAGCAAGGTCGGCAATATCATGATCGGCGGCGGGTCGTCGAAGGTCCCCGGGTTGAGGGATGTCCTCGCTGACATGACCGACGCGAGCGTCGATTTCATGAATCCGTTCAGAAATATCTCCTATGATAAAAACGAATTCGATCCCGAATATATCGAGGCGATTGCTCCGAAGATGAGCGTCGTAATGGGTCTCGCGACCAGAAAACCGGGGGATAAGTCATGATAAGGATAAACCTTATCCCCGAGCCGGAAAGGAAAGAGGTCAAGGGGATAGGCGAGATCTTTATAGGGATTTGCGTTCTAGTGGCTCTGTTCGTCGCTATCGCCGCAATCCATATTTTGCAGGGCAACAAGATCGACGACGTTAACCGGAAGATCGCCAGGGCCGAGAAGAGGATCAAGGAGCTCGAGGTCGTCAAGAAGAAGGTCGACGATTTCAAGGCCAAGAACGCGGAGCTCAAGAGGAGGATCGAGATCATCAACGTGCTCGAGAAAAACCGCACGGGGCCGCTGTACGTGATGGACGCGCTCTCACGCGCCATGCCGAACAAGGCCTGGATAGACGAATTTACGGAGAAGGGCGGGCAGACCAAGCTCGTAGGGGTGGCCGATAACGAGTTCACCGTAGCGGATTTCATGCAGGCCCTTCAGACTTCGCCTTATTTTGTCGGCGTGGAGCTGGGTGTGATAAAGAAGACCGAGCTGCGGAAGCTCGACTTGAGGACTTTCGTCATAAACACGAAGCTCGATTATGCCGGAAAGTCCCGGACTCAGGATAAGACTCAGGCTCCTAAAACGCCCGGACAGAATTCGGAGCCGAAGAAGGCGGTGACAGAATAATGGCTTTCCTGGACGATTATTCCGAAAGACTGAACGAGCAGCCTCTCCACATAAAAGCAGGCATCCTGCTGCTAATAATAGTCGTGGTATCCGCGGCCTACTGGTATTTCTTCTGGTCGCCCAGGGCGGAGGAGTTGGAGCGCGCCGAAACCAGACTGAGACAGGACGAGATAAAAGTGAGGGAATACGAAGCGGTCGCGGCTGAGCTTCCCAAGTTCGAGAGGGAATACAAGAGGCTTGAGAATGAATTCAAGCTCGTCGCGCGCAAGCTGCCCAAGGATAAGGAGATACCGGCTCTGATCGACGGCGTTTATTCCGAGATTGCCGCTTCTAACCTCGACTCTATAATATTCGCTCCCAAGCCGCAGGTCACAAAAGAGATATACGCCGAGATACCGATCGAGATGGAGGTTATAGGCACATATTTTAATCTCGCCGATTTCTTCGACCGCATATCGAGGCTGCCGAGGATAGTGAACGTGAGGGACCTCCAGCTTACCCGCAACAATATCCGCGGGGGCACCGTCATACTGAATGCCAAATTTAACGTCGTGACGTTCAGGCTCCTTCCCGAGCAGGAAGCCAAGCCTGCCGACGACAAAAAAACGAAAGGGAAGAAACGCAGGAAATGAGCGTGTTAATGAACGCATTGCGAATTGATAGAACAATGCCCGGACTGCCCGGATTATTACTAATCCTGCTGATTGTCCTATTGCTTTCGATGCCGGCAGGCGCGCAGGAAGGGAGCGCTCCCGCCGACGATACCCTGTCTCAAGGCTTGAACGTGATCAAGGACGCCAGGGAGAATAAGCTCGAAACACCCGAGGAGAGGGCCGGGAAAGCCGCCGGCGAGGAAGACCCTTACGCTGCTCCGAGCTCTGCCCAGGAGGGTACCGAAGCATCGAGCCCTGATAAACCGGCCGAGCCCGGGAAAGAGGATGCCTTGGCGGAAAGTGCGGAGAAGCTCCCCTATGATTCGACAGGCATGCGCGACCCGTTCAAGCCGTTCATCAAGCTCGTCGATACCCCTTCTGCACCTTCCGTCGTGCTCCGCCCACCGATCCAGAGATACCCGCTCAACCAGTTCAGAATAGTAGGGATCGTGTGGATAGGGGGGAAGCCCCAGGCTATGGTCGTGGACCCCGAGGCGAATACGTATTTCCTGGGCGTGGGCGACAAGATAGGGAGCAGCGACGGCGAGATAGTTGAAGTAAGACAGAACGGAATACTCGTTAAGGAGACAATGAAGATCGAGAACGTATACGGCGAGGTAAAGGTCGAGGTAAAAGAATCGGTACTGGCGTTTCAAAACGAAGAATGACGAGGGGAAATTGTATTCAGGAGGACGATTAAGTTAAGGAGGATGGATTAATGAGAATCCTGATAATATCAATCGCGATTATACTGTGTGTCCTGTATTCGGGACCGCCGGCACATAGCGGCAGGCTCGGGCAAATTAACGACAATCATTACTCTCAAGCGGCCGGAGCGGGAATAATCGCTTCGGAGACGACGGATAAAGTTCCGCCTGTCGAGCTTGCCCAGGCCGAGACCGGCACTACGGCGGTGCCCCGGAATACGACCGTCGATATGCCCAACCCTTCCGATGAATATAACCACATCGAGAGCATCGGGTTTGAGGTCCAGCAGGGCATGGGGATCGTAACCATAGGTACGGCTTCGTCCGTTCAGTATGAGAGGCTCCAGGACGAAGACAGGAAAGTAACCCTCAAGATCATGGACGTAATACTCGCCGACAAGTTCCAAGTCTCGCGTGACGTCAGTGATTTCGACAGCCCGATCAACTTCATCTCGTCTTTCAGGGACCCGATCAAGCCTAACGACGTGATAATGGTGATAGAGCTCAAGGAAGACGACGTGCCTGTGGATATCGGGCAGAACGGTAACGTCATCACGCTCAATTTCGGTGAAACGCGGGAGCAGCAGAAGATAGCGGAGGAGAAGGGAGAAGTGGAGGTCGAGGTGAAGCCCGAGGACCTCTATGCCTTCGATTTCAGGCTCACCTCGATGCCGGGCGCGACCAAGACGTACAAGGGCCAGCTGGTTTCGTTCGATTTCAAGGACGCCGACATCAGGGACGTGCTCAGGATTATTTCCGACATAAGCGGACTTAACATGATAATTTCGAAGAACGTGACGGGCACGGTCACTCTCAAGCTTACTAATGTCCCCTGGGACCAGGCGCTCGACGTGATCCTCGAGGACGCGGGACTCGGCGCGTTCATAGACGGGAACGTGCTCAGGGTCGCGCCTCTCGGGACTCTTCAGGCCAGACAGAAGGCGGTAAAGAAGGCGGCCGAGACGAGCGAGGAGCTCGAGCCCCTCATCACGAAGCAGATATTCGTCAACTACGCCACGGCCGAGGAGCTCATACCGCTCGTAGAGCCGCTCCTTAGCGACAGAGGGGAATTGAGGGTCGACATACGCACAAACAGCATTCTCATTAACGACACCGGGGTCAGGGTGGCCCAGATAGAAGACTTAGTAGGGGACCTCGATACGAGGACCCCGCAGGTATTGATAGAGTCGCGTATCGTGCAGGCGACTCTCGATTTCACGCGTGACCTCGGTATACAGTGGGGGTTCGATTACAGGGCTTCAGCCGCGACCGGGAACCCGACGGGAGCGACTTTCCCGTCTAGCGTCGAGATCGGCGGCTCCACGACAGGGAGCCCGTTCGGCACGACGGGAGACAACTTCATTATCGACCTCCCTGCCGCGGCCGGCCAGGGGGCGGGCGGTGTCCTGGGGATCGTGCTCGGCAGTCTGACCGGGGCGTACGACCTCGACCTCAGGCTTTCGGCCCTCGAATCCAGAGGGGACGGCAGGATACTGTCGTCGCCGAAGGTGCTTACGCTCGAGAATACGCCCGCGAGGATAGAGCAGGGCGTGTCGATACCGTTCCTGAGCGTATCGGCGGCGGGCACGCAGACACAGTTCGTCGACGCCACTCTCAGCCTAGAGGTTACGCCGCAGGTGACGAACGATAACAGGATATTGATGAACATAGTAGTCACGGACAACTCGCCAGACCCGGCGCTTACAGGGGCGGGAGGACAGCCCAGCATCAGGAGGAACGAGGCTACGACCCAGGTGCTCGCGAGCGACGGCGAGACGATAGTAATCGGCGGTATATTTACGAGGAGGATCACCGATACCGACAGCAGCATACCGTGGTTCTCCAGGCTGCCTCTCCTCGGATGGCTTTTCCAGAGGAGCACGACTGACGACGAGCGGAGGGAGCTCATAGTATTTATCACTCCGAGGATCGTAAGGTAAGAGCGAATTGAAACATACAAAGAGGAGGATGATGTGATGAACAGGAAACTAACGGGGAAGCTCATATTCCCCTTGATAATTGCGGTGATGCTGACGGCGGGAGTGATAGCCGTAAGCTGCGGAGGGGCAAACCCGCCTTTCGCTCCGTTCGGCTCGACGGTCGAGATACTCGACCCCCCCGGGGATGTCGCGATTCCGAATAACTCCCTTACGACGCTTCTCGTGCAGGCCATAGTCCTGGGTCCTGAAGGAGAGCCTTTGAACAGCGTGAGGGTTATATGGATTGCGTCATTCGCTGGCCAGAACGACTTGGTGGTCGACACTAACGGAGACAATGTGGGCGATGCGAGAGCGGTGCAGCTCGTCAACGACGACGCCTGCGAACCGCAGAGGTGCGCTCTCACGCCTATTACCGAGTGGTTCGCCATGGGGGCTTTCGTCGATTCCCCGTTCGAGACGCTCACGGACGACCGCGGCATAGCGTTCGTTGACATTTTGATCAGCGGCGAGGACATAATCGACCCCGCTTTCCTCGAAGCTTCGACGGACAGCGGCTCGGTGGACGTAGTCGAGTTCTCGATCAACGTGCCAGCGCAGTAGTTAATACAAGGAGGGATGGATTTCCATGAGACTCAGAAACTTGTTCAAGCATAAACCGGTGCGCATTTTCTCTGTCATATTATTTATGATATTGCTTTTAGGCTCTCAATACGCCTGTCTCGACGGACTCGGCGGCGGCAGCTCCGGGAACCCCATTAACACAGCCATCATCGGACTAAGCGCGAATCCGGCTTCTCTCTTCGGCAATGCGAGCCATGATTCGGTTATTCAGGTAAATACAAACCTTGTCTCCGACGGGACTCCGATAACGTTCGAAATCACATTTTCCCCTACCGGGCTGAGGCCGGAGTTAAGGGGCTGCCTGTTCGATAGCTCGGGGACGGTCGAGGGGAACCTGGCTTTCGTGAATTACCTGGCCGGAGTGCATAAAGGGGTAGGTGCGACGATCCAGGAGATCGCTGCCGATATCGCTACCGTGAATATATCTGCCACGATTAACCCCGTGGGCGGGGACGAGGAGAGCGATTTTATCACCATGACGCTGAGGGGCGTCGGGATAGCGGCGCCGCCGGATCAGGACATCACAGTTCCCAACCCGGAAGATACCGAAGCGGAGGATATATTTTTAACGCTGATTTTTGAGACGATAGGGATCGAGCCGGGGACGCTTGCGGAGGTATCGCTCAGCAATCCCGCGCTCGGATCATTAAATGAGGGAGTGAGTGTCGTCACCGTGCCTGTTTTGGGAAGCTCGGACGGCGGGCAGTTTATAGTTCAGTACAATGCGTTCAGGGTGGGCGGGACTCAGATAATAACCGCGAGAATCCAGCTCCAGGTGCCGCCCGAATTCGCGGCTATCTGCCCTATACCCCCGGCGGAGGACTTGCTCATAGAAGCGGTCGTAGTTATCACGCAGTCGGTCGAATCGCTCGAGCCGTCGCCCTCGCCTTCGGCTTCGCCGACTCCGACTTCAACGCCATAAGTGGCGAGATAGGATGAAACTTTGTTCTAAAGCGCCTGAAAACACCTGGTTGAGGTAATGGAATATTTTTGTCCTGTGTTTTCCAATACCTATAATTTTCAGTGATACTTTTATGGCGGTGAGGTTTATAATGACAAAACAGTTCAAAGTTATAGTTGAAAAACATTCAGATGGTTATGTTGCCTATCCTATCGGATTGAAAGGCGTGGTCGCCGGTGAGGGCGAGACTTATGATGAGGCCGTAGCCGACGTCAAATCAGCTATCAGTTCCCATATTGAAACTTTTGGAGAATAGATCTTTATCACCAAATACGGCTAGCAGAATCGTGAGTAATCAAAAGTCAAGTAGAAGTTTCTTAAGATTTCCTGTAATTTCCCATGGTGCAGAATTTCTCGTTCAAGGCTATTTGATGAGAAGAAATATACTCACTTATAAAGCACCACCAAATAATGAAGGTTACGATCTTATTTGTATTCATCCAGATCCCCACATAAAGAGTAGACAATTAAGGGTTCAGGTAAAAAGTCGTTATCAATCAGATTGCGATAGGGGATTTCCAGTTAATGAAAAATCTCTGAGCGCTTTTGATTATCTGATAGTTGTTTTTCTAAATGTAGGTTATTTCTACAGAAAAAATAGCTCGGTGAAGGAAGGCATACAGGAACCGGAATTTTACACATTTCCCGTAAACTTCATAAAAAAGCATCACAATAGGAAATATTCTTGGCAAAAAGTTATGACGAAAGGGCTCAAAATAGATAAATATAAAAATGATAAGGGGTTTGAGCTTATTGCAAAAGAATTGAGGATTGATTATCCATCGAGAGACCATGACTTAGAGTAATTATTAGGTGATCGTTGTAATAGATCGGTTAAATAGCCCACCAGAATTGTCCTAATATTTAAAAGTGTCGTAATTGAAACTACCTTAATTCTATTTGACTTAACCCCGGCCTTTTTTTACTATTTATTTGATAACTGTTTTCCAATACGTTTAATTTTCGGTAATATTTATAGTACGTTGTGAGGGTCGATTCACAGGCTCAGAGATACATTCAAGTCCACAGGGTCGGAGGCTCAGATGTCCGTTGACAAAAGCGAGCTTTATAAGCTGAGAAAAGCGAAAAAGCATTGGGAAAAAGATTACGGCAGCGCCCCGAAAAGGGAGGCCGACTTTACCACTATCTCCGGCATGGAAGTACCGCCCCTTGCCACCCCTCTCGATTTGAACGGTTTCGATTACGAGAGCCGTCTGGGGTTCCCCGGCTCCTATCCTTATACGCGCGGCATCCACAACTCCATGTACAGGGGGCGTCTATGGACAATGCGCCAGTTTGCGGGGTTCGGCACCCCAGAAGACACCAACAGGCGCTTCAAGTACCTGATGGAGCACGGGCAGACCGGTCTCAGCACGGCGTTCGACATGCCGACTCTCATGGGATATGACTGCGACAGCGAGCGCTCAAGGGGGGAGGTCGGGAAGGAAGGCGTGTCAGTATCCTCGCTTGCCGACATGGAAGCCCTCTTTGACGGTATCGATCTCGAAAAAGTGACCACGTCCATGACCATCAACTGCAGCGCGAGCATCATATTCGCGATGTATCTCGTCATGGCGGAAAAGAAAGGCGTAAGCTGGCGGAAGCTCCGGGGCACGCTCCAGAACGATATGCTGAAGGAGTTCATCGCGCAGAGGGAATGGATATCCCCGCCCGAGCCTTCCGTAAAAATAGTCGTCGACATCATCGAGTTCTGCGCGAAGGAAGTCCCCCACTGGCACCCCGTTTCCATATCCGGCTACCATATACGCGAGGCGGGCTCGACCGCGGTACAGGAGCTTGCGTTCACGCTCGCGGACGGCATAGCCTACGTTGAAGAGGGCGTGAAGCGAGGACTCGACGTGGACGAATTCGCGCCGCGTCTGTCTTTCTTCTTCAACGTGCACAACGACTTTCTCGAAGAGGTCGCCAAGTTCAGGGCCGGGAGGAGGATGTGGGCGAAGATCATGCGCGAGCGCTTCGGCGCGAAGAATCCGAAGTCTCTCATGCTTAAGACACATGCGCAGACTGCAGGAGCGAGCCTCACCGCACAGCAGCCTATAAACAACGTCGCGAGAGTAACTATACAGGCCTTGGCTGCCGTGCTCGGCGGCACTCAATCTCTCCACACGAACTCTATGGACGAGACTCTCGCACTTCCGACCGAGGAATCCGTCACAGTCGCGCTCAGGACCCAGCAGATAATCGCCGAGGAGAGCGGGGTCGTGAACACGATCGACCCCTTCGGCGGAAGCTACCTCATGGAATCGCTCACGGACAGGATGGAGGATGAAGCGTTCGCCTATATAAAGAAGATAGACGCTATGGGCGGCATATTCAGGGCGATCGAAACCGGTTATCCGCAGAAAGAGATCGCGGACGCGGCGTATAAATATCAGAGGGAGCTCGATACGGGTGTTAAAACCATCGTCGGCGTCAACAAGTACAATACGGAAGGGGAGGTTACGATACCGACGCTCAAGATCGAGGAAAGTGTGGAAGAGGGCCAGATAGAGAAGCTCCGGGAGCTTAAACGGAAAAGGGACAACAAGGCCGTACAGGCTAAACTCAGCGATATAGTCACCGCGGCTCGGAAAGGGGGCAACCTCATGCCTTCGATCATAGACGCCGTGAGGGAATACGCTACTCTGGGGGAAATATGCGACATATTCAGAGAAGTGTACGGGGTCTACAGGGACCCGGGACATTTTTAAATGATGAAAGAATCCGCCCGAATCTTCAGCGTTCGAAAAAAGAGTGCGGGCGGTATTATCTCAACAACATGACCAGGGAACTACCGGGTGTTCGGCATGGGTGAGGGTTCGAGAACGAGGATTCTGATAGGGAAGGCGGGACTCGACGGTCACGACAGGGGCGTTAAGATAGTAGCGCGCGCGCTGAGAGACGCGGGGTTCGAGGTCATTTATACGGGACTCCACAATACGCCCGAGGCTATAGTGGAGACGGCGCTCCAGGAAGACGTAGATGCCGTCGGGTTGAGCATCCTCTCGGGCGCTCACAATTATATCTTCCCCGAGGTGGTGCGCCTCTTGAAAGAGAAAGGCATAGGCGACGTTACGGTCTTCGGAGGCGGTATATTCCCCAAGGAAGATATCGAAGCATTGAAATCCAAGGGAGTAAAGGCTCTCTTCGAGCCTGGCGTCTCGACCGACGAGATCATCGAGTGGGTCAGGGAGAACATCACTCCCAGGTCATTTTAGGTTAATCCGATGAAGTGTGTAAGCTGCGGTAAGCGGAAAGCGAAGAGGCATTGTCCGGCGTTGAGATCGTCGATATGTCCCGTGTGCTGCGGGGAGAAGAGGGGGGTCGAGATAAAATGCCCGCTCGACTGCGCCTACTTCGTGGAAGGGCAGAAGCATCAGCAGCTCAAGGTAATGCACCAGAGGCTCAGGAAGGAAGGCGCGGTGAGCTACGTGCGGAGGGCGGAGCTTTACAACCGGAACCCCGCCGTTTTCGCCAGGATCGAGAAGATATTCGCAGACGCATTCCGTGCAAACAGGAAGCTCAGGAACGACGATGTCGTAGCCGCGCTCGCCCTCGTGAAGAGCACCCTCGATACTGAGAAAAAGGGGCTCATCTACCAGCACCAGAGCGAGAACAGTTACGCCAACGAGCTCTCGACCCGCATACTGATCGCGCTTACGGACCTCAAGGACACACCCGACATACGGGAAGACAGGATTACTATAGATTTTGCCGTCACTGTCGTTGACGAATTCCTGAAAGAGGCAAAGTTCTATATGGAGAACGATTCGAGCCCGGAAAGCTACCTCGTCCATATACTGCGTTATCATCCCGAAGAGGAGGTCGCGGCCGGGAGGCAGAGCGAGCTGATAATTACGCCCTGATGTCGGAGTAGTTTTTTTGAGGCGGATTGGGGAGCTGTAACTATTTATTTTTATTCCCTGCGGGGACTGTGTTGATGATCGCCGAGACTATTACGGCGATCACGGCTACAATTGAAAGAATCTTGAAATACGCCTGCCAGTTAATCTTTACCCCTAGATAAAAACCCGTAGCGATAAACGAGAGAACTATCAGAATCACCAGTATTGCGCCGGGTATGTTCTTTCTGAGCATGTTGTATCAACACTCCTTAATCATTATATAATTCGCCGAGCGGACATAATATTATCTGAATTTTACCGCATATTCAACACCCGCAGTCTGGTTCGGATAACATCCCTCCGGATGCGCGGCCGGGGCGCAGGTTTGAACTTAATCCATAATATATGTAACATTACTAGATATTATTTTCTCTTAACGGAACGAGACCCCGCTTGTCCTTAACAGATAATATTTCAAACTACCCATCGAAGGTGAACTATAATTTCTACTGATTTGTATATGCGGATTCCCAAACCAAAAGAAATTCTAAAGCTTTTAAAGAATAATTCTCACCGTCCTATGAGGACCAAGGAGCTTTCCAGGCGGCTGGGCGTGCCCAAGGAAGGGAGAGTGCTCCTTAAAAAAGTGCTGGGCAAGATGGTGACGGACGGGAAGATAGGCAGGACCAAGGGCGGGTACATATATTCCGCCGTAAAGGAACCCACCAAGGCCAAGACCGAGCCCGGAAGGACGAACGCCCTGATAAAGGGGATGGTCAAGGGCGGCAAGATACTCGGTAAGTTCGTCAGGACGGGGAATACCGGAAAGATAATACCGAAGGACGACAGGATACCCCATATTTACCTCCAGGCCCGCGAAATAAAGAATCTGAGGAACCACAGCCTCGTCGTATTCGAGATAAGCGGCGGGGTTTCGACGAGCCGGAAGGTAAAGGGTCATATTGTGGACGTCCTCGGCAGGGCAGGGGACCTCGAGGTCGAGAAAAAGGGCCTGCTTGTGGAATACGAGCTTGAGGAACAATTTCCGCCCGAAGCGATGAGGGAGTTGGCCGAGATACCGGACGAGATACCCGAAAGCGAGATCAGGAAGAGGGTCGACCTAAGGAACGAGATAATATTCACTATCGATAACGACGACGCCAAGGATTTCGACGACGCGGTCGGTATAACGAGGACTCATTCCGGATACAGGCTCCTGGTGTCGATCGCCGATGTTTCCTACTATGTGGGAGTAGGGAGCGAGATAGACAACCAGGCATTGGGCAGGGGGACGAGCGTCTATATGCCGCACATGGTCGTGCCGATGCTTCCCGAAAGGCTCTCGAACGACCTCTGCAGCCTCGTGCCTTACAAGGACAGGCTTACGAAAACGGTCGAGATGGATTTCAACCGCAAGGGCCAGATGACGGACTTCAAGATTTACAACAGCGTAATCAGGAGCGCGGCCCGTCTTACGTACTCCAAGGTCGCGGCCAGGCTCGGCGGTTCTGACCATGTGCCTCTCGAAGAGAAGCAGATAACGGAGAAGCTCTTCATGATGAACGAGCTCTACCAGCATATAAGGTCGACGAGGATGGAAAAGGGCGAGCTCAATTTCGATATTCCGGAGCCCGACCTCATAAGGGACGAGCTCGGAAGGATCGTTGACGTCGTCAGGACTCAGAGGAACCTGGCGCACGGCCTGATCGAAGAGTTCATGATCGCTGCCAACACGGCGGTCGCCGTATTTACATGCCGCGCCGAAGCGGATTCCCTCTACAGGATCCACGAAATGCCCGATGAGGAATCCATGCTCGAGCTCTCGGAAGGACTGAAGAAGCTCGGGTATACGCTCTCGACGGGGGGAAAGGTGGATACGCTCAACTTCCAGCGCATTATAAACATGAGCAGGGGGAGGCCCGAGGAGATAGCCGTCAACATGCTCATACTCCGCTCTCTCAAGCGGGCAACATACTCGACCGAAACTAAAGGTCACTTCGGGCTCGCGATAAAGCATTACACGCATTTCACCTCTCCGATCAGGCGTTACCCCGATCTGATCGTCCACAGGATTACCAACTCCCTCCTCAAGCACGGCTCGCATCCCTATGACAAGGAATCCCTCGACTGGGTAGCCGAGCATGCATCGAAGAAGGAGAGGTACGCCGACGAGATCGAGAGGGAAGCCATTAACCTCGAGAGGGCGTATCTGATGAAGTCCTATATCGGACAGGAGTATGAAGGGGTCATACTGAGCGTCCTTCCATTCGGCATGTTCGTCGAGGTCAAGGAGGTCTTCGTCGAGGGCCTCGTTCCCAAGGACAGCATCGTGAACTGGAGGAAGCGCTGGTTCGACATAGGCCAGACCGTTCGTGTAAAGGTGACAGCGGCCGACGTCGAAAAGAGAAGGATCACGCTTAACCTCACGTCCTGAGGCGTGGACCCGCGCTTCTACCCAAAATATTTCTGCGTGATTGTAAAGCCG from Thermodesulfobacteriota bacterium includes these protein-coding regions:
- a CDS encoding pilus assembly protein PilP; the protein is MSVLMNALRIDRTMPGLPGLLLILLIVLLLSMPAGAQEGSAPADDTLSQGLNVIKDARENKLETPEERAGKAAGEEDPYAAPSSAQEGTEASSPDKPAEPGKEDALAESAEKLPYDSTGMRDPFKPFIKLVDTPSAPSVVLRPPIQRYPLNQFRIVGIVWIGGKPQAMVVDPEANTYFLGVGDKIGSSDGEIVEVRQNGILVKETMKIENVYGEVKVEVKESVLAFQNEE
- the pilO gene encoding type 4a pilus biogenesis protein PilO, with the translated sequence MAFLDDYSERLNEQPLHIKAGILLLIIVVVSAAYWYFFWSPRAEELERAETRLRQDEIKVREYEAVAAELPKFEREYKRLENEFKLVARKLPKDKEIPALIDGVYSEIAASNLDSIIFAPKPQVTKEIYAEIPIEMEVIGTYFNLADFFDRISRLPRIVNVRDLQLTRNNIRGGTVILNAKFNVVTFRLLPEQEAKPADDKKTKGKKRRK
- the pilM gene encoding type IV pilus assembly protein PilM, giving the protein MFLSKKELVGLDIGSNAVKLVELKSSKNGFQLINIGEAILPHHSIVNKIIEKREAVTDTISSLFEDLRVRTKNVAISISGHSVIIKKVSLPKMSEKELRESIPWELEQYIPQSIQEVNYDYQVIPGETPEGNIDVLIVAAKKDVTSSYVSTVRDVGLNPVVVDVDVFALENMYEINYPESEGLIALVNIGASVTNINILKDGVSIFTRDITTGGNQFTDWIVKDLGLEYMEAERIKSSMREGEISPELETLTHNFNDLICGEIKRTLDFFSSTLWTSKVGNIMIGGGSSKVPGLRDVLADMTDASVDFMNPFRNISYDKNEFDPEYIEAIAPKMSVVMGLATRKPGDKS
- a CDS encoding type II toxin-antitoxin system HicB family antitoxin: MTKQFKVIVEKHSDGYVAYPIGLKGVVAGEGETYDEAVADVKSAISSHIETFGE
- a CDS encoding PilN domain-containing protein produces the protein MIRINLIPEPERKEVKGIGEIFIGICVLVALFVAIAAIHILQGNKIDDVNRKIARAEKRIKELEVVKKKVDDFKAKNAELKRRIEIINVLEKNRTGPLYVMDALSRAMPNKAWIDEFTEKGGQTKLVGVADNEFTVADFMQALQTSPYFVGVELGVIKKTELRKLDLRTFVINTKLDYAGKSRTQDKTQAPKTPGQNSEPKKAVTE
- the pilQ gene encoding type IV pilus secretin PilQ, translating into MRILIISIAIILCVLYSGPPAHSGRLGQINDNHYSQAAGAGIIASETTDKVPPVELAQAETGTTAVPRNTTVDMPNPSDEYNHIESIGFEVQQGMGIVTIGTASSVQYERLQDEDRKVTLKIMDVILADKFQVSRDVSDFDSPINFISSFRDPIKPNDVIMVIELKEDDVPVDIGQNGNVITLNFGETREQQKIAEEKGEVEVEVKPEDLYAFDFRLTSMPGATKTYKGQLVSFDFKDADIRDVLRIISDISGLNMIISKNVTGTVTLKLTNVPWDQALDVILEDAGLGAFIDGNVLRVAPLGTLQARQKAVKKAAETSEELEPLITKQIFVNYATAEELIPLVEPLLSDRGELRVDIRTNSILINDTGVRVAQIEDLVGDLDTRTPQVLIESRIVQATLDFTRDLGIQWGFDYRASAATGNPTGATFPSSVEIGGSTTGSPFGTTGDNFIIDLPAAAGQGAGGVLGIVLGSLTGAYDLDLRLSALESRGDGRILSSPKVLTLENTPARIEQGVSIPFLSVSAAGTQTQFVDATLSLEVTPQVTNDNRILMNIVVTDNSPDPALTGAGGQPSIRRNEATTQVLASDGETIVIGGIFTRRITDTDSSIPWFSRLPLLGWLFQRSTTDDERRELIVFITPRIVR